The genomic interval GGCTCCAAGTACAAGCTGGCGATTCCGGCGAACCTCGCCTACGGCGAGCGGGGCAGCCCACCGGTGATCGGTCCGGGCTCCACCCTGCTGTTCGATGTTGAGCTGATCGCCATCGAGGGCGATGGTCAGGCGGACGCCGGCGACCAGTAGGCCGGGCGACGCTTCAGCGCAGTACCCCGACGGCTCCCGGATTCCGGGAGCCGTTTGGTATTTGGGTTGTGGGTTCAGGTCAGCGCTTCTTCGAGCGCCCGGACGGCCCGTTCGAGGGCTTCGATGCGCCGTTCGAGAGCGGCGTAGCGATCGTCTGCGGTGGTGGATGCAGCTGCCGGCGCAGGGCTATCGACGGTGGGCGAAGCTAATTCCGGTGCCGCTTGGTCGTCGCCCACCAGGTGTCGCCAGCGACTCTCCTTCTGCCCCGGCGCCTTCGCGAGCTGGGCCACTAGCGGTTCCCGGCCGGTGGCCAGCTCTTGTAGTGTGGCCTCCACTTCGCCGACGGAAGCAAAGGAATGCATCCGTTCGCTGCGCCCGCGCAACTCGCCGGGGGTTTGAGGACCGCGCAGGAGCAGCACCGTGATCACCGCTCGGGTGGCCGGCTCCAGTCTCCACCGCCGGTCCACGCTGTGCCGCCACCGCACCACTCGGGCGCCGTCGGTTTTCCATACCAGGACGTGCCGGAACAGCCGTTCCAGGGCGTCGCGTACTTCGCCTTCCGTCAAGGCCATCACCGGATCGCGATTGCTCTTTTGGTTGCAGGCCTGGAGCAGGGCGTTGACGGTCAGCGGATACTGATCCGGCGTGGTCTGTTCCTTCTCGAGCAGGGCCCCGAGCACCCGTACCTCGACCGAGTCCAGGGCATGGGGAAGGCGTTCCATCGGGGTGGGATCGTCCATCACGGCAGGAACCTCTCCCGTTCGTCGGCGCTGGGGATGCGGCAGGTCTCGCTGCGGCCGAACCAGCGGTAGCGATTGCGGGCGATCCAGCGGTACACCAGGTCGCGCAGTGGTGGAGGTACAAGGCGGGCGACGGCGGCGAGAACCCGCCACGGACCTCCCAGTTGGGACCCCGCCGCCAGCACGGCGCTCGAGTGCAGGAGAACGGTACCCGCGGCGGTCTCGGGCCGGGCGTGGCGCACGAAGATCAAGCTGTCCTGGGATTCCGGCAGCAGCCCCGCGGCGCGCAGCCCTGCGGCGGTCGTGCCCTGCAGCGGAGCGAAGGTCAGGGCGCCCTTGCGGTCGCGCTTGAGGAGCCAGTCCACGGTGCCATCGCACAGGTGGCAGTGGCCATCGAAGAGAACGAGCTGGTGAGTCTGCCTAGGGTCGCTATCCTGCATTTCTAGTCATCATACGTGTTCGCCGGAAACGGGGTTGCTTCCGGAGGTCCGGTGCGGGATGCTCGCACCATCGGCTTTCGCTTTGCCGCCACAAACGGTGGATGGCGCGGCCGAATCGAGACACCATGAGCGATCTGTTTCTCTCTCTGACGCCGCAACGGGTGCTTGCCGCCGTCGAGGCGGCCGGCCTTTCCTGCAACGGCGTTTGCTACCCGCTGAATTCCTTCGAGAACCGCGTCTACGAGGTGGAGCTCGACGATCGCAGCCGGATTATCGCCAAGTTCTACCGGCCGGAACGTTGGACCCGGGAGCAGATCCTGGAGGAGCACGCCTTTCTTTCGGACCTGGCCGACGCTGAGGTGCCGGTGTGCCCGGTGCGCCGCTTCCCGGACGGCTCGACTCTCAAACAGCAAGACGATCTGTTCTACACCTTGGCGGAGCGCCGCGGCGGCCGGGCTCCGGACGAGCTGACCGATGCCACCGCCGAGCGCTTGGGCATGCTGGTCGGGCGCCTGCACGCCGTGGCGGTCGCGGCGCAGGCTCCCCATCGCCTGCGGCTCGGCGCGGACACCTTCATTCGCGCCAATCTGGTTTGGCTCGAAGAGCACGGCACCCTTCCGGCGCGGGTGCGGGATCGCTATGTCGCCGCCGCCCGCGAGGTGGCGGGGATCCTGGACGAACGGCTCGCCGGCGTGCCGGTGCACCGGCTGCATGGCGATCTCCATCTGGGCAACGTCCTCGAACGGGACGGGGTGCTGCATGTGCTGGACTTCGACGACATGACGGTCGGTCCGGCGGTGCAGGACGTGTGGCTCGCCCTGCCCGGCCGGGACGCTTGGGCGAACCGCCTGCGCGAGGCGTTTCTCGAAGGCTACGAGCGCTTTCGGCTCTTCGACCGCTCGACGCTGCGGCTGGTGGAGCCCTTGCGGGCCCTCCGCATGATCCACTACGCCACCTGGCTGGCCCGCCGCTGGCACGATCCCATCTTTCCGGCCAATTGGCCGCAGTTTGGCGACGAGGACTATTGGGACCGCGAGACGACGGACCTGGAGCAGCAGCTGGCGGTGATTCACCGAGAGGACGGGGGTACTCAGGCGGCGGCGCCGGCGGAGGAGTTGACCAACGAAGATTTTTTCTGGGATTGGGAGGGGGACTAGCATTCGCAGGGGGGCTGTTCCAGCCCCCCTCGCCCGCAAGAAGTGTCATTCTTGCGGGCACACCCCTGGCCGGGCGCCCTCCGAGTCGGGCCTGCAGGCCCGTCGAGCCTTTCAGGCTCTCCTCGCGTTTGCTTGGCATGGTTAAGAAACCAGCAGAATCTCTGTTTCGCTGATTTTCTGAGTCGGGGTTGATGAGGTCCGCTAGACTCGGTGCCGTACTCGGATTGATTTGAGGTCTCCTATGCGCTCGTATCTCGATCTTCTCGCCCATATCCTGCAAGACGGCCTGCGCAAGGAAGACCGCACCGGCACCGGTACGCGCAGCGTGTTCGGCTATCAGATGCGTTTCGATCTGTCGCAGGGGTTTCCCCTGTTGACCACCAAAAAGCTGCATTTTCGCTCCATCGCCTATGAACTGCTGTGGTTTCTGCGCGGCGACACCAACGTCCGCTACCTTCAGGATCACGGGGTGAAGATCTGGAACGAGTGGGCCGACGAGGACGGCGAGCTGGGGCCGGTGTACGGTTCCCAGTGGCGCTCCTGGCCGACGCCGGACGGCGAATCCATCGATCAGGTCACCCAGGTGATCGATCGGATCCGCGCCAACCCGGACTCTCGCCGCCACCTGGTGAGCGCCTGGAACGTGGCGGAAGTCGATCGCATGAAGCTGCCGCCGTGTCACACGCTGTTCCAGTTCTGGGTGGGGGAGGGGCGGCTTTCTTGCCAGCTGTACCAGCGCAGCGCGGATGTGTTTCTCGGGGTGCCTTTCAACATCGCCTCCTACGCCCTATTGACCCACATGGTGGCGCAGGTTTGCGATCTGGAGCCCGGTGAATTCATCCACACCTTGGGCGATGCTCACCTCTACAACAACCATCTGGAGCAGGCCCGCCTGCAACTGGGCCGAATCCCGCGGCCGCTGCCGACCTTGACTCTGGATCCCGCCGTCGAGTCGATCTTCGAGTTTGACTTCGAACACTTCCGCCTCGAAAGCTACGATCCGCACCCGCACATCAAGGCCCCGATCGCCGTCTAGTCCGACGGGTTTCCTCCGATGACCTTTTCGATTCTGGTGGCGACCGCCGAGAATGGAGTGATCGGTCGCGACG from Acidobacteriota bacterium carries:
- a CDS encoding YceH family protein: MDDPTPMERLPHALDSVEVRVLGALLEKEQTTPDQYPLTVNALLQACNQKSNRDPVMALTEGEVRDALERLFRHVLVWKTDGARVVRWRHSVDRRWRLEPATRAVITVLLLRGPQTPGELRGRSERMHSFASVGEVEATLQELATGREPLVAQLAKAPGQKESRWRHLVGDDQAAPELASPTVDSPAPAAASTTADDRYAALERRIEALERAVRALEEALT
- a CDS encoding serine/threonine protein kinase: MSDLFLSLTPQRVLAAVEAAGLSCNGVCYPLNSFENRVYEVELDDRSRIIAKFYRPERWTREQILEEHAFLSDLADAEVPVCPVRRFPDGSTLKQQDDLFYTLAERRGGRAPDELTDATAERLGMLVGRLHAVAVAAQAPHRLRLGADTFIRANLVWLEEHGTLPARVRDRYVAAAREVAGILDERLAGVPVHRLHGDLHLGNVLERDGVLHVLDFDDMTVGPAVQDVWLALPGRDAWANRLREAFLEGYERFRLFDRSTLRLVEPLRALRMIHYATWLARRWHDPIFPANWPQFGDEDYWDRETTDLEQQLAVIHREDGGTQAAAPAEELTNEDFFWDWEGD
- a CDS encoding thymidylate synthase, with amino-acid sequence MRSYLDLLAHILQDGLRKEDRTGTGTRSVFGYQMRFDLSQGFPLLTTKKLHFRSIAYELLWFLRGDTNVRYLQDHGVKIWNEWADEDGELGPVYGSQWRSWPTPDGESIDQVTQVIDRIRANPDSRRHLVSAWNVAEVDRMKLPPCHTLFQFWVGEGRLSCQLYQRSADVFLGVPFNIASYALLTHMVAQVCDLEPGEFIHTLGDAHLYNNHLEQARLQLGRIPRPLPTLTLDPAVESIFEFDFEHFRLESYDPHPHIKAPIAV
- a CDS encoding thiol-disulfide oxidoreductase DCC family protein codes for the protein MQDSDPRQTHQLVLFDGHCHLCDGTVDWLLKRDRKGALTFAPLQGTTAAGLRAAGLLPESQDSLIFVRHARPETAAGTVLLHSSAVLAAGSQLGGPWRVLAAVARLVPPPLRDLVYRWIARNRYRWFGRSETCRIPSADERERFLP